A single region of the Lycium barbarum isolate Lr01 chromosome 2, ASM1917538v2, whole genome shotgun sequence genome encodes:
- the LOC132627252 gene encoding alcohol dehydrogenase 1-like, which produces MELSYQANHFPIPSSLFINPNKNFFVLDHVKYKYPTKSNVLHHHSTSRNTSSIFRQNKLSSSALYTSSHNSVISEEGNQENIMSNTAGQVIRCKAAVAWEAGKPLVIEEVEVAPPQKMEVRLKILYTSLCHTDIYFWEAKGQNSVFPRILGHEAAGIVESVGEGVTELAPGDHVLPVFTGECKNCAHCKSEESNMCSLLRINTDRGVMIHDEKSRFSINGKPIYHFVGTSTFSEYTVVHVGCVAKINPLAPLDKVCVLSCGISTGLGATLNVAKPTKGSSVAVFGLGAVGLAAAEGARIAGASRIIGIDLNASRFELAKKFGVTEFVNPKDYSKPVQEVIAEMTDGGVDRSVECTGHIDAMISAFECVHDGWGVAVLVGVPHKEAVFKTHPMNLLNERTLKGTFFGNYKPRSDLPSVVEKYMNKELELEKFITHQLPFSEINKAFDLMLKGEGLRCIIHMDH; this is translated from the exons ATGGAACTTTCTTATCAAGCAAATCACTTCCCAATCCCAAGTAGTTTATTCATTAATCCTAATAAAAATTTCTTTGTTCTTGATCATGTCAAGTATAAATACCCAACAAAGAGCAATGTTCTGCATCATCACAGCACATCAAGAAACACTAGTTCAATATTCAGACAAAACAAGTTAAGTTCTTCAGCACTGTACACTTCATCTCATAATTCAGTAATCAGTGAAGAAGGAAATCAAGAAAACATCATGTCAAACACTGCTGGACAAGTCATTCGTTGCAAAG CTGCTGTGGCATGGGAGGCAGGGAAGCCATTGGTGATTGAGGAAGTGGAAGTGGCACCTCCTCAGAAAATGGAAGTTCGTCTCAAAATCCTCTACACTTCTCTCTGTCACACTGATATATACTTTTGGGAAGCCAAg GGCCAAAATTCAGTCTTTCCTCGTATTCTTGGACATGAGGCAGCAGG GATTGTGGAGAGTGTAGGAGAGGGAGTGACAGAACTTGCACCAGGGGACCATGTACTTCCAGTGTTCACTGGTGAATGCAAAAACTGTGCACACTGCAAATCAGAGGAGAGTAATATGTGTAGCCTATTGAGGATTAATACAGACAGGGGAGTGATGATTCATGATGAGAAATCAAGATTCTCTATCAATGGAAAGCCGATTTACCATTTTGTAGGGACATCCACTTTTAGTGAATACACTGTGGTTCATGTTGGTTGTGTTGCCAAAATCAACCCTCTTGCTCCTCTTGACAAAGTCTGTGTCCTAAGTTGTGGAATTTCAACTG GCCTTGGTGCAACTCTGAATGTTGCCAAACCAACAAAGGGCTCAAGTGTGGCTGTGTTTGGACTGGGGGCTGTAGGCCTTGCT GCTGCAGAAGGAGCAAGGATTGCAGGGGCTTCAAGAATTATCGGTATTGATTTGAATGCCAGCCGATTTGAGCTAG CAAAGAAATTTGGTGTGACAGAATTTGTGAACCCAAAGGACTATAGCAAACCAGTTCAAGAG GTAATTGCTGAGATGACTGATGGCGGAGTCGATAGAAGTGTGGAGTGTACAGGCCACATTGATGCTATGATTTCCGCATTTGAATGTGTTCATGAT GGCTGGGGAGTGGCTGTACTTGTGGGAGTACCCCATAAAGAAGCTGTTTTCAAGACACATCCTATGAACCTATTGAATGAAAGGACTCTAAAGGGAACATTCTTTGGAAACTACAAGCCGCGATCGGATCTTCCTTCTGTAGTAGAGAAATACATGAATAAAGAACTAGAATTGGAGAAGTTCATAACTCATCAACTCCCATTTTCTGAAATCAACAAGGCTTTTGATCTCATGCTCAAAGGAGAAGGCCTTCGTTGCATAATCCACATGGACCACTAA